A region of the Gemmatimonadota bacterium genome:
GACCAGCACTCAGGGCGTGGTGCCGGTCCCGACCGTGTTCGAGCTGGCCAAGCAAGCGGGGTTCGGCACGGCTGCATTCTTCAGCAAGTCCAAGTTCCGCCACCTCGAGCGGCCGGGCTCACTGGATCACGCCCAGTCGCCGGACGGCTCGGAGCACTGGCTGGCGACCCGCACGGTGGCCGACGCCAGCGACTACCTCAAGCATCGCCGGCCGGGGCTGCTGTTCGTGCACATTGCGGAGCCGGACTACGCCGGGCACGCCCTGGGGTGGATGAGCTTCCTCTATGGCTGGGCCGTGAGGCGGGCGGATGGCGCCGTTGCCCAGGTCCTGGCGGCCGCGGATCAGGCTTTCGGATCCGGCCAGTACACCGTGATCGTGACCTCCGACCATGGAGGGCATGACCGCGAGCACGGCAGCCGCGAGCCGCGGGATATGACCATTCCCTGGATCATCTGGGGCCAGGGCGTGCTGCAGGGGCAGCAGCTTCCGGCAGGCATCCGCACCATGGATACCGCCGCCACCGTGTTGTGGCTGCTGGGCATCCCCGTGCCCGACTGGTGGGTCGGCGCCCCCGTGCCGGGCGCGTTCACGCGCGCGGCTCAGGTGGCGGCGGCCGGGGCGCAGCCGGTGAAGCAGGGGCTGGCCGGCTCGGCCAGCCCCTGAGCGCCTAGCGGAACCGGAGGATCGAGAGCTGCGCCCGGGCGTCCGCGGGGAAGGCGGCGCCACGTGTCCCGGCCAGATTCAGGTTCAGGGGGCTCGGGTTCGGCGTCGTCGCGCGCAGGATCACGTACTGCGGACTCGATGCGGGCAGCGTGTCCGTCACCGTCACGTCCTGAAATCCGTGCTCGGCCGGCTTCAGCGGGAATCCCCCCGAGAACTGCCCGAGCACGCGTCGCACATTGAGATTGGGGAAGGTGAAACGCGCCTCGAGGGCGGCCCCCTGCAGCTCGGGCGCGTCGTCGGCCCAGACCGCAATCGCCCAGTCTCCCAGCAGCACGTTCCACGCGCGGCCCGTCTCGACACTCACGTTGTCGGTACTCGAGCGCGTGGTCTGCGTCAGGCGCCGCAGCAGATCATTCCCGCCGAAATGGCCCGTCGCGTACTTTAGCAACAGCCAGACGGCGCCCCGCTCCTCGAGCGTCCCGGGCGAACGGGCGGTGACCAGGCTGGACTTGGTGGGGTCGCCGAGGTAGCGGACGGCGCGCAGGAAGTTGGGGACCTTGAAGTTCACCGCATTGGGGGTGTCGGCGCGTTCGAGGAAGACGTCGCCCACCACGTCTTCGGCCGAGTGTGCCAGCGCCTCGGAGAGCCAGAGCGACTCCTGCGCAGCGTTCCGCAGTCGCACGCGCTGGTTGAAGTGGATCATGTGCTGCAGCTCGTGGGCGAGCACGGCGGGGACGACCTCGAGCACGCGCTGCGTGGTGCGCGCGTCGCTGAACTGGGCCTGGGGGTCCGGCACTACACTGTAGAACATCTCGGCGCGGTTGCTGCCGGAGCCGGTGCTCAAGTCGAAGCCGAAGAAGAAGCCGGCCACGAAGCCGCTCGAGCCGCGCGGCGTCAGCTCGTTCACGACGGGCGTGAACAGGATGATGACCTGGCCGTTCTGGTCGATGTCCGACGGCTCGCCATAGACCGCGACGTCCGTCTTGTAGATGGGGTCATCGAAGAGCTGGCCGAAGCGCTGGAAGTCCGCGAACTGGAAGCCACCCGCCGGCGCGTTCAGGTCCTGGTAAAGGATGGCCCGCGCGCTCACGAACTTCACTTCCGCCGTGACATCGACGAATTTTTCTTCCTTGTTGAACACGCTGAACTGGCGGCGGTCCCCGATCTGCGGCGGGGCGAGGGCTGCGCCCGGCCGGGCCGCCGCCGGCTCGGGCCGGACCAGATCCTGAGGGCGGAGGCGCCGCTCCCGCTCCCGGATGCGCGCTTCCCAGGCCAGTGCGGCCGGGCCTGAGGCGGCCAGCTGGAGGGCGGCGAGCGGCGCCGCGGGACCCGCCGGCGGGGCTGTGGGCTGTCCGGCCAGGGCCAGCAGTTGGAAGGGCATGCTGGTGCCGAACAAGGTGCTGGCATTCCCCGTAACCACCAGGAAGGACAGGTTCGCCTGCCCGCCGGGCAGGCGGACGCAGGCCAGCTCGGCTGCGTCGGAGAAGGTGCGGCCCTGTCCCACGGCCAGTTGCAGCGTGGGACCCGCACTGCTAGTCACCTCGAAGCTCACCGGGCCACTCGCCACGGCCCCGAGCTGCACGGTAACGGAAACGGTGCGAGCGGGGACGCACATGGGTACGGCCACGACGAGCTGGGTGGAAGTGGCACTGACCACGGCCCCCCGCATGCCGCCGAACAGCACGGTATTGTCACCGGCCGTCGCACTGAAGTCACGACCCGTTATGCGCACCGTGTCGCCCGCCGCGGCGCGCGCCGGGCTGATCGAGGTGATGGCCGGGGTGGAGACCGCCCGCAGTTGAAACACGGCCGGCTCCCCGACCAGTGTGCGCACCGTCGCCTCGACCTGGACCGCGCCCGTGTCCGGACCCAGACGCAGGCGAGTGCTGGCGATCCCCAGGGAATCCGTCATGGAAGAATCGGGGCTCACGCTCGCGCCCCGGCCCACGACCACACGCCAGAGTACCGCAACCCGCCCGGCCGGCTCGCTGCTGCGCGTGTCCCTTACCAGAACCTGGAGCGGATCCGCCAACTCGGCCCCCGCCGCCCCGAACTGCCGGTCTCCACCATGGATGGCAACGGCATGCCGGGTAGCCGGCGGCTCCATCCCGCCATTGCCGTCACATGCCGCGCCCAGACCAAGCAGCAACCACAGGCGACCTTTCGCCACCCGCACTCCGCTCATCCCGTTCCTTTCTCGCCGGGCGCGCAACGGACGCGGGAACCGAACATCCGGCGGCGCAGGCTGCGAACAAGATGCGCCGGCAGCGGCAGCGGCGAAAGACTGTCGAATGGACGAGAGAGGAGGTGGCAAGGTCACTACAAGACGCGCGGCGGCGCGGGCGCGAGACACAGCAGCATCAGCCTGCGAGAGGTGCGCAGCATCAGCATCGGCGGCTCGAGGGAAAAGGATCTAGTTCCGGTGGGTTTCGAAACATAGCCCGCGCCGCGGAGCCCGTCAACCGCAGCTTGCGCCCCTGCACGGCGGGGTCTAGCTTGGCGGGGTTTTTCGCCGTGGCGGCGCAGCTTTAGGGCGTGGCGGCGGGTGTTTTCTGGCCACTCTGGGGCAGGTTCTGGAGCGCATGGGCAGGCGTGCCTGGTGGTTGGTTTATGGAATGCTGCTGGGTCCGGCAGCGGGTCCAGCGGCGGGGCAGGCGATCGGGTCGTCGTACCGGTTTGTGGAGGAAGGGCAGGCTGCGAGTGTGTACGTTGGCTACGTGGCGACGG
Encoded here:
- a CDS encoding alkaline phosphatase produces the protein MPVPTVFELAKQAGFGTAAFFSKSKFRHLERPGSLDHAQSPDGSEHWLATRTVADASDYLKHRRPGLLFVHIAEPDYAGHALGWMSFLYGWAVRRADGAVAQVLAAADQAFGSGQYTVIVTSDHGGHDREHGSREPRDMTIPWIIWGQGVLQGQQLPAGIRTMDTAATVLWLLGIPVPDWWVGAPVPGAFTRAAQVAAAGAQPVKQGLAGSASP
- a CDS encoding IPT/TIG domain-containing protein gives rise to the protein MSGVRVAKGRLWLLLGLGAACDGNGGMEPPATRHAVAIHGGDRQFGAAGAELADPLQVLVRDTRSSEPAGRVAVLWRVVVGRGASVSPDSSMTDSLGIASTRLRLGPDTGAVQVEATVRTLVGEPAVFQLRAVSTPAITSISPARAAAGDTVRITGRDFSATAGDNTVLFGGMRGAVVSATSTQLVVAVPMCVPARTVSVTVQLGAVASGPVSFEVTSSAGPTLQLAVGQGRTFSDAAELACVRLPGGQANLSFLVVTGNASTLFGTSMPFQLLALAGQPTAPPAGPAAPLAALQLAASGPAALAWEARIRERERRLRPQDLVRPEPAAARPGAALAPPQIGDRRQFSVFNKEEKFVDVTAEVKFVSARAILYQDLNAPAGGFQFADFQRFGQLFDDPIYKTDVAVYGEPSDIDQNGQVIILFTPVVNELTPRGSSGFVAGFFFGFDLSTGSGSNRAEMFYSVVPDPQAQFSDARTTQRVLEVVPAVLAHELQHMIHFNQRVRLRNAAQESLWLSEALAHSAEDVVGDVFLERADTPNAVNFKVPNFLRAVRYLGDPTKSSLVTARSPGTLEERGAVWLLLKYATGHFGGNDLLRRLTQTTRSSTDNVSVETGRAWNVLLGDWAIAVWADDAPELQGAALEARFTFPNLNVRRVLGQFSGGFPLKPAEHGFQDVTVTDTLPASSPQYVILRATTPNPSPLNLNLAGTRGAAFPADARAQLSILRFR